The Melanotaenia boesemani isolate fMelBoe1 unplaced genomic scaffold, fMelBoe1.pri S9Exx1, whole genome shotgun sequence genome window below encodes:
- the LOC121636115 gene encoding LOW QUALITY PROTEIN: uncharacterized protein LOC121636115 (The sequence of the model RefSeq protein was modified relative to this genomic sequence to represent the inferred CDS: inserted 1 base in 1 codon) gives MPRKKNFRISQAARRSAADRRTLDVSPQVPMDRCAPHGTGHRHKVRRWEVSVLTGRQHKLVLPPESHGKKVVFAIGDSHLRSLADGIVRLPEGRLAWGFMSTPGASATELRTEVLHAEVPQDPDLVCVLAPSNDLTAKHTIGRAAADFERYLATVCSRWPKVCVLDFPPRLTVEDSLQELYRQEFHRVAARMAVKYFHIADHFPRQCLNLWSRDGVHLSDDVGMEIFAQLLWTVAYTQLETVPPAPPVSRPSPPSRFTPRVVVKGEVRVRRSPGPEEWTVVGPSGKSSGGCSAVQREPAGIPLNPVLFSSEMLEEMEKVSPSNLTSPADFAGVSPPKTLRVKHHSKRTRRAASSRGISSDSKAALESKKVGATSRHPVPSGRTDETTVETTQSPGVLSSTDEDEATTAKVSEVSMGNVDVVRGSVHQGHSRFRNPGVQCMAIGLVSLARHMVSSVFNWKTEDLDLALWLGDQLYTHLKDHGLIPPGEDFLMIPELPKEHVLYWQNFKFSFPETVSGDVTVTEGEFIECGAFVTLEHGLERMLSQYQTCLLTLCSNTCAVISASGRFAVVDSHSRSATGMVDVNGTSVVLYFGSIREVFDHFSCLAAMFGGESKPFEINGVDVSRECESDDGNKQRVKRQLSADCDEVGLSSPSKHTPKKGRINVSMVVSDEEFAVEEQVLVSRQVSSDVEVVSEGHEKLMFNPLCENTCQRLCTKLNIECESVNSAASSRVGELGVPCQNRDIVADGSCYFRAVSQAVSGTQKHHIKIRRAVVKYLMKNDLKYKSSLREGYSSVADYVDKSKMRYVSSWATELEIQATADLLGINVFTFIGGRWLKYGCSSSCVSEKSIYLENCLGNHYETVVCVKEPKLETCYGYCKVNLSEACRTRLSGKDLIRDASSESDTSVCKKDIERGVYISKYNKVMRRTQIRNMNKIKYALDARHRENVKDRKKIRYALDARHRENVKDRKKIRYALDARHRENMKDRRKVRYVLDARHCENVKDRKKIRYAKDARHRENQKGRSKIRYAKDARHRENQKDRSKIRYAKDARHRENQKDRSKIRYAKDSRHREIVKRVVKSKRQEIKDKDKTQNIEFFTERFLNKVEHGPEYICCVCFRLLFPHQVLSCRKDAYNKTAAIASLADRCIRTEYLHKCREDCVQPCQIMASSRGHLWICYTCHHKISHEQMPAESVTNHLVVDPVPPELACLNRLEQHLIALNIPFMKMLALPKGGQNGVHGPVTCVPSNVVQTSKMLPRSNMEGSLLAVKLKRKLTYKGHYQYEFVDTMHIRQALRFLKQSNKFYKDIDFNEEWVNELCVLEQPEDEEKDNAEVVESTGDDVEDDELLHDRQQHCMFSDTCLMPVDIGQEVLDQYFDSIVNVAPAEGNNPVKLLTDRENEARCFPVLFPRGRNMYHESRVYNLSLCRYFNNRILHADRRFAQNVEYIFFAQYMSEVEQVVSKVSIALRKGKGGEVSVEKEESLKQLLDVDDGFRFLKPIRGTPAFWQGVQKDLMACVRQLGIPTWFCSFSSADLRWQNLLKTILKQEGRTQTFEELEWTDRCDLLRRNPVTAARMFDFRWHCFLKEVLMSSSNPIGKIIDYFYRVEFQCRGSPHVHCLFWIENAPKINTNKDEEVVAFIDKYVTCELPAQDETLLEMVTSVQQHSKRHSKSCKKGGTECRFNFPRPVSARTFLVNVHLKPDCDKCKNRFDEKYEGKQCTCGNQYYYNLLKVDKDLAVRTLESVKKALKDENKTFNSLDELFHSLNINQQIFEICYKRLNMNKTQIVYKRDINEAWINPYNKSLLKCWNANLDIQFVTDAYAVIVYIISYISKSEKEVGLLLSKAHKEATKDDNVSAKEALKQIGSVYLNSRDVSAQEAVYRLTGMHLKENSRKVEFIPTGDKIVKMSKPISVIQECGLTGDDVWMVSIVDRYRSRPNNSTFNDMCIATFVSEYRLLNRNEKSKNAIQLQRGLGLILKRTRTKPAVVRYARFSKTKNPELYFKSQLQLFLPYRVEDDLKAADCETFEQFYENGSVIFSDGSEHTVKSVVDTNRNKFEVEDSEELEELQKKLENEGGPEVAWGNLCPEKELERLECQEEIREKEQTPAEDAEEIGRQPVDNIPDLAVRNDQVCQLEKNNNVISRREGLELIRSLNEKQLSVFYKIRNWCLDKVNGRNPEPLHVFISGGAGVGKSYLVKAIQYEATRLLSPSCQNPDNICVLLTAPTGIAAYNLKAATIHSTFGIGKDVSLPYTPLSEEKLNSLRVKYSDLQIVIIDEISMVNHNLLAYVHGRLRQIKQTGDYNPFGNVSIIAVGDFYQLPPVKGKALYVQDVQMNLWSSLFELVEXKTIVRQKDEEFARILNRMRTHRKGTPMLADDINVLKQCETGEESTALHIFATNSQVDEYNEEQLMSTCPDHIVITAQDFGYNKKTGKLELKPDHHIRAKKTALQRELLLGKNARVMLSQNIDVNDGLVNGVCGTVIYIEEPEKNTFPLKVYVKFDDDKVGIKTRKQTIYPSAELKGSVPIEPQEERANKKGMRRQFPLKLAWACTVHKVQGLTVDSAVVSLAKVFAPGQAYVALSRVRSLSGLIIQDFKEKAVYCNANIEQAIANMPPFITESHTVVKEGFRVFLMNVQSLNRHVSDLAHCAQHLQPNCIAVTETWIPADVSLDSVEITGYRFSNAPRSLAYHSDNPVLISLKGQQHGGVGMYCDSNAEFESVTVAGLNIECLAVKCVTYNILIAAIYRPPSYPVSLFFRHFEELLNVLESQSGTIVVLGDFNEDILKSSTICQKMTDRGYEQHVSTATTEKGTLIDHVYVKNSNYRVEALVVPTYFSDHEGIICSFK, from the exons atGCCGAGGAAGAAGAACTTCAGGATTTCGCAGGCAGCGAGGAGGAGTGCTGCGGACAGACGGACCCTTGACGTTTCTCCTCAGGTTCCCATGGACCGCTGTGCAC CGCATGGCACTGGGCACCGGCACAAGGTGAGGAGGTGGGAGGTGTCGGTGCTCACCGGGCGGCAGCACAAGTTGGTTCTTCCGCCGGAGTCCCACGGCAAAAAG gtgGTTTTTGCTATTGGTGACTCCCATCTTCGAAGCCTTGCAG atGGCATCGTGCGGTTGCCTGAGGGTCGTCTGGCGTGGGGGTTCATGTCAACGCCGGGGGCAAGCGCCACCGAGTTGAGAACTGAGGTGCTTCATGCTGAGGTGCCTCAGGATCCCGACTTGGTGTGCGTCTTGGCTCCGAGCAATGACTTGACCGCCAAGCACACCATCGGTCGTGCGGCTGCAGACTTCGAGCGGTACCTAGCCACCGTCTGCAGTCGCTGGCCgaaggtgtgtgtgctggactTTCCTCCGAGGTTGACCGTTGAGGACTCCCTGCAAGAGCTCTACCGCCAGGAGTTCCACCGTGTGGCAGCCCGCATGG ctGTGAAGTACTTCCACATCGCGGACCACTTCCCCCGGCAGTGTCTCAACCTGTGGAGTCGCGATGGT GTCCACCTGAGTGATGACGTCGGCATGGAGATCTTCGCCCAGCTGCTGTGGACGGTTGCTTACACG CAACTGGAGACCGTGCCGCCAGCCCCGCCGGTGTCTCGTCCATCCCCACCTTCTCGCTTCACTCCCCGTGTGGTTGTGAAGGGAGAGGTGAGGGTGCGTCGCAGCCCTGGGCCCGAGGAGTGGACTGTCGTTGGTCCGAGCGGCAAG tcCTCTGGAGGATGCAGTGCAGTTCAGCGGGAG CCGGCTGGCATCCCCCTGAATCCTGTGCTGTTCAGCAGTGAGAtgttggaggagatggagaaggtTTCTCCATCAAATCTGACATCTCCTGCTGACTTCGCTGGTGTTTCACCGCCAAAG ACGCTGCGTGTGAAACACCACTCCAAGAGGACTCGAAGG GCCGCATCCAGCCGAGGGATTTCTTCTGACTCCAAGGCCGCTCTGGAGTCGAAGAAG GTCGGGGCAACGTCCAGGCATCCGGTCCCTTCTGGCCGCACTGACGAGACGACG GTTGAGACAACACAGAGCCCGGGTGTGTTGTCTTctactgatgaagatgaggcaACTACTGCGAAGGTAAGTGAGGTGAGTATGGGTAATGTTGATGTTGTTAGGGGTTCAGTTCACCAGGGGCACAGTCGGTTTAGGAATCCGGGAGTTCAGTGTATGGCGATAGGGTTGGTTAGTTTGGCCAGACATATGGTGTCTAGTGTGTTCAATTGGAAGACAgaagatttagatttagctCTGTGGTTAGGAGATCAGCTCTATACGCATCTGAAGGACCATGGTCTAATTCCTCCAGGAGAAGACTTTTTGATGATCCCAGAGTTGCCGAAAGAGCACGTTTTATACTGGCAGAACTTTAAGTTTTCGTTCCCTGAGACTGTTAGTGGTGATGTCACTGTGACTGAAGGAGAGTTCATTGAGTGTGGAGCATTTGTGACTCTAGAACATGGGCTGGAAAGGATGTTATCTCAGTACCAGACATGTCTTTTGACCTTGTGTTCAAATACATGTGCTGTAATTTCTGCTAGTGGTAGGTTTGCTGTTGTTGATTCTCATTCACGCAGTGCTACTGGCATGGTGGATGTTAATGGTACCAGTGTAGTGTTGTACTTTGGTTCCATTAGGGAAGTgtttgatcactttagttgtttgGCAGCGATGTTTGGTGGTGAAAGCAAGCCTTTTGAAATAAATGGTGTTGATGTGAGTAGGGAGTGTGAATCTGATGATGGCAATAAGCAACGTGTAAAACGTCAGCTGTCAGCAGATTGTGATGAAGTTGGCCTTTCCAGCCCATCTAAACATACGCCAAAGAAAGGCCGTATTAATGTTTCGATGGTTGTTTCAGATGAAGAGTTTGCTGTTGAGGAACAGGTTTTGGTAAGTCGGCAGGTTAGTTCAGATGTGGAAGTGGTCAGTGAAGGACATGAAAAGCTTATGTTTAACCCTCTCTGTGAAAATACTTGTCAAAGATTGTGTACCAAATTAAATATAGAGTGTGAAAGTGTAAATAGCGCTGCGTCTAGTCGTGTCGGCGAATTAGGCGTTCCGTGCCAAAATAGAGACATAGTTGCTGATGGTAGCTGCTATTTTAGGGCCGTTTCTCAGGCAGTGAGTGGCACACAAAAGCATCACATTAAAATTAGGAGAGCggttgttaaatatttaatgaaaaatgatttGAAATATAAAAGTAGTTTGAGAGAAGGTTATTCCTCTGTGGCAGATTACGTAGACAAATCAAAAATGCGTTATGTTAGCAGCTGGGCGACAGAATTAGAAATACAAGCCACAGCAGATTTGTTGGGTATTAATGTCTTTACATTTATTGGTGGTCGTTGGCTAAAGTATGGATGCAGCAGCAGTTGTGTGTcagaaaaatcaatttatttagaaaactgCCTTGGTAATCATTATGAAACTGTAGTTTGCGTTAAAGAACCCAAACTAGAAACTTGTTATGGATACTGTAAAGTAAATCTTTCAGAAGCGTGTCGTACTAGATTGTCAGGCAAAGATTTAATTAGAGATGCTTCATCTGAAAGTGACACGTCAGTTTGCAAAAAGGACATAGAGCGCGGTgtatatatttctaaatataataaagtaatGAGAAGAACCCAAATTaggaatatgaataaaataaagtatgcactagatgcgcgtcaccgtgaaaatgtgaaagaccgaaaaaaaataagatatgccctagatgcgcgtcaccgtgaaaatgtgaaagaccgaaaaaaaataagatatgccCTAGATGCGCGTCACCGTGAAAATATGAAAGACCGAAGAAAAGTAAGATATGTACTAGATGCGCGTcactgtgaaaatgtgaaagaccgaaaaaaaataagatatgcaaAAGATGCGCGTCATCGTGAAAATCAGAAAGGCCGAAGCAAAATAAGATATGCAAAAGATGCGCGTCACCGTGAAAATCAGAAAGACCGAAGCAAAATAAGATATGCAAAAGATGCGCGTCACCGTGAAAATCAGAAAGACCGAAGCAAAATAAGATATGCAAAAGATTCGCGTCACAGAGAAATAGTTAAAAGAGTTGTAAAATCAAAGAGGcaagaaattaaagataaagacaaaacacagaatattgAGTTTTTCACTGAgaggtttttaaacaaagttgaacatggtcctgagtatatctgttgtgtgtgtttcaggctgtTGTTTCCACATCAGGTGTTGAGCTGTAGAAAGGATGCTTATAACAAGACTGCGGCCATAGCTTCTTTGGCAGATAGGTGTATTAGAACTGagtatttacataaatgtaGGGAGGATTGTGTTCAGCCGTGTCAGATTATGGCTTCAAGTAGAGGGCATCTTTGGATTTGTTACACTTGTCATCATAAAATTTCACATGAGCAAATGCCTGCTGAAAGTGTAACAAATCATTTGGTAGTAGATCCAGTTCCCCCAGAATTGGCTTGTTTGAATAGGTTAGAACAACATTTGATTGCTTTAAATATTCCGTTTATGAAAATGCTTGCATTACCTAAAGGTGGCCAAAATGGAGTTCATGGACCAGTAACCTGCGTTCCATCGAATGTAGTTCAAACATCTAAAATGTTGCCCCGATCAAATATGGAGGGGTCTTTAttggcagtaaaattaaaacGTAAGTTAACTTATAAAGGCCATTATCAGTATGAGTTTGTGGATACAATGCATATTAGGCAAGCTTTACGGTTTTTAAAGCAATCAAATAAGTTTTATAAAGACATAGATTTTAATGAGGAATGGGTTAATGAGTTGTGTGTCTTAGAGCAACctgaggatgaagagaaggaCAATGCAGAAGTAGTTGAGAGTACTGGGGATGATGTTGAGGATGATGAGTTGCTGCATGATCGACAGCAACATTGCATGTTTTCAGATACGTGTCTAATGCCTGTAGATATTGGTCAGGAAGTTCTAGATCAGTATTTTGATAGTATAGTTAATGTTGCACCAGCTGAGGGTAATAATCCAGTTAAGTTGTTGACAGATCGAGAAAATGAAGCAAGGTGTTTCCCAGTGTTGTTTCCTCGAGGTCGTAATATGTACCATGAAAGCCGTGTCTATAATTTGTCGTTGTGCCGTTATTTTAATAACCGAATTTTACATGCGGATAGAAGGTTTGCTCAGAATGTAGAGTATATTTTCTTTGCTCAGTACATGTCTGAGGTAGAGCAGGTTGTTTCCAAAGTAAGTATAGCATTAAGAAAAGGTAAAGGAGGTGAGGTGAGCGTAGAAAAGGAGGAGTCCTTGAAGCAGTTGTTGGATGTAGATGACGGTTTCAGATTTCTTAAGCCGATTAGAGGGACTCCAGCATTTTGGCAGGGAGTACAGAAAGACCTGATGGCTTGTGTTCGGCAACTTGGGATTCCCACATGGTTTTGTTCATTCTCTTCCGCGGATCTGAGATGGCAAAACCttcttaaaacaattttaaaacaggaaggtCGAACACAGACATTCGAAGAGTTAGAGTGGACTGATAGATGCGATCTGTTGCGTCGTAATCCTGTCACTGCCGCCAGAATGTTTGATTTCCGCTGGCACTGTTTTCTGAAGGAGGTCCTTATGTCTTCTTCAAATCCCATAGGAAAAATTATTGATTACTTTTATCGGGTGGAGTTTCAGTGTCGCGGGAGTCCTCATGTGCACTGTCTTTTCTGGATTGAAAATGCGCCTAAAATTAATACTAACAAAGACGAAGAAGTGGTAGCTTTTATTGATAAGTATGTAACATGTGAGCTACCAGCACAGGATGAGACCTTATTGGAGATGGTCACATCTGTGCAGCAACATTCAAAGAGGCATTCAAAAAGTTGTAAGAAAGGTGGCACTGAGTGTCGCTTTAATTTTCCCAGACCAGTGTCAGCTAGgacatttcttgttaatgttCATTTGAAACCAGATTGTGATAAATGTAAGAATAGGTTCGATGAAAAATACGAAGGAAAACAGTGCACATGTGGAAATCAGTACTACTACAATCTGCTAAAGGTTGATAAGGATTTGGCAGTACGCACTCTGGAGTCAGTGAAAAAGGCGTTAAAAGATGAGAACAAGACGTTTAATAGTTTAGATGAGTTGTTTCATAGTTTAAATATCAATcagcaaatatttgaaatatgttacaaacgtctaaatatgaataaaacccaaattgtatataaaagagaCATTAACGAAGCATGGATTAATCCATATAACAAGTCTCTATTGAAATGCTGGAATGCAAATTTAGATATTCAATTTGTGACAGACGCGTACGCCGTTATAGTTTATATTATTTCATACATTAGCAAATCAGAAAAAGAGGTAGGATTGTTGCTTAGTAAAGCTCATaaagaagcaacaaaagatgacaaCGTCAGTGCAAAAGAGGCACTGAAACAAATTGGCAGCGTTTATCTAAACAGTCGCGACGTGTCTGCTCAAGAAGCAGTTTATAGATTAACGGGAATGCATTTGAAGGAGAATTCGCGTAAAGTAGAGTTTATACCAACAGGGgacaaaatagttaaaatgagTAAACCAATTAGTGTTATCCAAGAATGTGGGCTAACAGGAGATGATGTGTGGATGGTTAGTATAGTAGACCGTTATAGAAGTAGGCCTAATAATAGCACTTTTAATGACATGTGCATAGCAACGTTTGTGTCAGAATATCGTCTTTTAAACCgaaatgaaaaatcaaagaaTGCGATTCAATTGCAAAGGGGATTAGGATTAATTCTTAAAAGAACACGAACAAAACCCGCTGTAGTTCGTTATGCGcgcttttcaaaaacaaaaaaccccgaattatattttaaaagccaGTTACAGTTGTTTTTGCCATACCGCGTAGAAGATGACTTAAAAGCTGCTGATTGCGAAAcatttgaacaattttatgaAAATGGTTCCGTGATCTTTAGTGATGGATCAGAACACACGGTTAAATCTGTCGTCGATACGAATAGGAACAAATTTGAGGTAGAAGATTCAGAAGAATTAGAAGAGTTGCAAAAGAAACTTGAAAATGAGGGTGGCCCTGAAGTTGCCTGGGGAAATCTGTGCCCCGAAAAAGAATTAGAGCGTTTAGAGTGTCAAGAAgaaattagagaaaaagaacagacacCTGCGGAAGATGCAGAAGAAATAGGTCGGCAACCCGTAGACAACATTCCAGATTTGGCTGTTAGGAATGATCAGGTGTGTCAAttagaaaagaataataatgtaattagtAGGCGTGAGGGCTTAGAATTAATTAGATCTCTAAATGAGAAGCAGCTGTCAGTCTTCTATAAGATCCGTAACTGGTGTTTGGATAAAGTCAATGGTAGAAACCCAGAACCCCTCcatgtgtttatatctggaggagctggagttggaaagagcTACCTAGTTAAAGCGATTCAATACGAGGCCACAAGGTTATTGTCACCAAGTTGTCAGAATCCAGataacatttgtgttttattaacggCTCCGACCGGAATAGCTGCTTATAATTTAAAGGCAGCGACTATCCACAGTACATTTGGCATTGGCAAAGACGTGAGCCTACCTTACACACCTCTGAGTGAGGAAAAGCTCAATTCTTTGCGTGTTAAATATAGTGATTTGCAGATAGTCATAATTGATGAAATCTCCATGGTCAATCATAATCTATTGGCTTATGTCCATGGCAGGTTaagacaaatcaaacaaactggTGACTATAACCCTTTCGGTAATGTTAGCATAATCGCGGTCGGAGATTTTTATCAGTTGCCCCCAGTAAAGGGGAAAGCGTTGTATGTACAAGACGTACAAATGAACTTGTGGTCTAGTTTATTTGAGCTTGTTG TTAAAACAATCGTTAGGCAAAAAGATGAAGAGTTTGCGCGAATATTAAATAGAATGCGAACGCATAGAAAAGGTACGCCAATGTTAGCTGACGATATAAACGTCTTAAAACAGTGTGAAACAGGTGAAGAGAGCACAGCCTTACACATCTTTGCTACAAATTCCCAGGTTGATGAATATAATGAGGAACAGTTAATGAGCACATGTCCTGACCACATAGTTATAACTGCACAGGACTTtggttataataaaaaaactggtaaATTAGAGTTAAAGCCAGATCATCATATTAGGGCcaagaaaacagctttacaaaGAGAGCTGTTATTGGGTAAAAATGCTCGAGTGATGTTGTCTCAAAACATCGATGTAAATGACGGTTTAGTAAATGGTGTATGTGGCACAGTGATATACATAGAAGAGCCTGAAAAAAATACGTTTCCTCTCAAAGTATATGTAAAATTTGATGATGATAAGGTAGGCATAAAGACGAGGAAACAAACCATTTATCCATCAGCAGAGTTAAAGGGTTCAGTACCAATTGAACCTCAGGAAGAGAGAGCCAATAAAAAAGGCATGAGACGACAGTTTCCTTTAAAGTTAGCTTGGGCCTGTACTGTACACAAAGTACAGGGCCTTACAGTAGATAGTGCTGTTGTCTCTTTAGCTAAGGTCTTTGCACCAGGACAGGCATATGTGGCATTAAGTAGAGTTAGAAGCCTGTCTGGTTTAATTATTCAGGACTTTAAAGAGAAGGCTGTTTATTGTAATGCCAACATTGAACAGGCGATTGCTAATATGCCACCATTTATAACTGAAAGCCACACAGTAGTAAAAGAGGGTTTTAGAGTATTTCTAATGAatgttcaaagtttaaatcgccATGTCTCAGATTTGGCCCACTGTGCACAGCATTTGCAGCCTAACTGTATTGCTGTGACAGAGACATGGATACCTGCTGATGTTAGCTTAGATTCTGTAGAAATCACTGGTTATAGGTTTAGTAATGCCCCACGTAGTTTAGCCTATCATAGCGATAATCCAGTGTTAATTTCCCTTAAAGGCCAACAACATGGTGGCGTTGGCATGTACTGTGACAGTAATGCAGAATTTGAAAGTGTCACAGTTGCAGGTTTAAACATTGAGTGtttagctgtaaaatgtgtcacatacaacattttaatagCAGCCATTTACAGGCCACCATCCTATCCTGTGTCTCTCTTTTTCAGGCATTTTGAGgaattgttaaatgtgttagaGTCACAAAGTGGAACCATTGTTGTTTTGGGTGATTTCAATGAGGACATTTTGAAGTCCTCAACAATTTGTCAGAAAATGACAGACAGAGGATATGAGCAACATGTGTCGACAGCCACTACAGAGAAAGGCACCTTAATTGATCATGTTTACGTCAAAAATAGTAATTATAGAGTAGAAGCGCTAGTGGTGCCTACATATTTTAGTGATCATGAGGGCATTATATGTTCTTTTAAGTAA
- the LOC121636113 gene encoding uncharacterized protein LOC121636113: protein LDGIVRLPEGRLAWGFMSTPGASATELRTEVLHAEVPQDPDLVCVLAPSNDLTAKHTIGRAAADFQRYLATVCSRWPKVCVLDFPPRLTVEDSLQELYRQEFHRVAARMAVKYFHIADHFPRQCLNLWSRDGVHLSDDVGMEIFAQLLWTVAYTQLETVPPAPPVSRPSPPSRFTPRVVVKGEVRVRRSPGPEEWTVVGPSGKSSGGCSAVQREPAGIPLNPVLFSSEMLEEMEKVSPSNLTSPADFAGVSPPKTLRVKHHSKRTRRAASSRGISSDSKAALESKKVGATSRHPVPSGRTDERTVETTQSPGVLSSTDEDEATTAKVSEVSMGNVDVVRGSVHQGHSRFRNPGVQCMAIGLVSLARHTVSSVFDWKTEDLDLALWLGDQLYTHLKDDGIIPPGEDFLMIPELPKEHVLYWQNFKFAFPETVSGDVTVTEGEFIECGAYVTLEDGLERMLSQYQTCLLTLCSNTCAVISASGRFAVVDSHSRSATGMVDVNGTSVVLYFGSIREVFDHFSCLAVMFGGSSKPFEINGVDPI from the exons ttagacGGCATCGTGCGGTTGCCTGAGGGTCGTCTGGCGTGGGGGTTCATGTCAACGCCGGGGGCAAGCGCCACCGAGTTGAGAACTGAGGTGCTTCATGCTGAGGTGCCTCAGGATCCCGACTTGGTGTGCGTCTTGGCTCCGAGCAACGACTTGACCGCCAAGCACACCATCGGTCGTGCGGCTGCAGACTTCCAGCGGTACCTAGCCACCGTCTGCAGTCGCTGGCCgaaggtgtgtgtgctggactTTCCTCCGAGGTTGACCGTTGAGGACTCCCTGCAAGAGCTCTACCGCCAGGAGTTCCACCGGGTGGCAGCCCGCATGG ctgTGAAGTACTTCCACATCGCGGACCACTTCCCCCGGCAGTGTCTCAACCTGTGGAGTCGCGATGGT GTCCACCTGAGTGATGACGTCGGCATGGAGATCTTCGCCCAGCTGCTGTGGACGGTTGCTTACACG CAACTGGAGACCGTGCCGCCAGCCCCGCCGGTGTCTCGTCCATCCCCACCTTCTCGCTTCACTCCCCGTGTGGTTGTGAAGGGAGAGGTGAGGGTGCGTCGCAGCCCTGGCCCCGAGGAGTGGACTGTCGTTGGTCCGAGCGGCAAG tcctCTGGAGGATGCAGTGCAGTTCAGCGGGAG CCGGCTGGCATCCCCCTGAATCCTGTGCTGTTCAGCAGTGAGAtgttggaggagatggagaaggtTTCTCCATCAAATCTGACATCTCCTGCTGACTTTGCTGGTGTTTCACCGCCAAAG ACGCTGCGTGTGAAACACCACTCCAAGAGGACTCGAAGG GCCGCATCCAGCCGAGGGATTTCTTCTGACTCCAAGGCCGCTCTGGAGTCGAAGAAG GTCGGGGCAACGTCCAGGCATCCGGTCCCTTCTGGCCGCACTGACGAGAGGACG GTTGAGACAACACAGAGCCCGGGTGTGTTGTCTTctactgatgaagatgaggcaACTACTGCGAAGGTAAGTGAGGTGAGTATGGGTAATGTTGATGTTGTTAGGGGTTCAGTTCACCAGGGGCACAGTCGGTTTAGAAATCCGGGAGTTCAGTGTATGGCGATAGGGTTGGTTAGTTTGGCCAGACATACGGTGTCTAGTGTGTTTGATTGGAAGACAgaagatttagatttagctCTGTGGTTAGGAGATCAGCTCTATACGCATCTGAAGGACGATGGTATAATTCCTCCAGGAGAAGACTTTTTGATGATCCCAGAGTTGCCGAAAGAGCACGTTTTATACTGGCAGAACTTTAAGTTTGCGTTCCCCGAGACTGTCAGTGGTGATGTCACTGTGACTGAAGGAGAGTTCATTGAGTGTGGAGCATATGTCACTCTAGAAGATGGGCTGGAAAGGATGTTATCTCAGTACCAGACATGTCTTTTGACCTTGTGTTCAAATACATGTGCGGTCATTTCTGCTAGTGGTAGGTTTGCTGTTGTTGATTCTCATTCACGCAGTGCTACTGGCATGGTGGATGTTAATGGTACCAGTGTAGTTTTGTACTTTGGTTCCATCAGGGAGGTgtttgatcactttagttgtttgGCAGTGATGTTTGGGGGTAGTAGCAAGCCTTTTGAAATAAATGGCGTTGAT CCCATCTAA